The Clostridium chauvoei genome has a window encoding:
- a CDS encoding ABC transporter ATP-binding protein, whose protein sequence is MKRQSGFKIMTRLIKELKPLIPVMVITITMGILGFLAAISIATFGAIAIGSVIEGGMFISFKGSVTVMLVCAVLRGLLRYCEQLSGHYIAFKILVILRDKIFTVLRRLAPAKLESKEKGNLISLITSDIELLEVFYAHTIAPIAIAIVTNSIISIILYIINPIFGIISAGFFFTVGFLIPYKSSAMVKDDGVEYRKIFGDSNSYILDSLRGLKEILLFNSGNERLNKINANSNKLNNSLYKIKRHEGIIRAITDLVIMLAILTFVIVGSILYINNTLTFTEMLVSIVIIASSFGPVVALSNLSNNLLHTFACAERIFNLLDEEPEVYEVLGNENLGVSNIKYENVDFSYKGRKDKIFEDIDLEIKKGDKIALIGDSGIGKSTFVKLLMRFFDVNKGTISINNRDIKEIPTKALRESQTLVSQETYLFNETIEDNIKIGKINATREEVIEAAKKASIHAFIETLPNGYDTKAGELGSNLSSGEKQRIGLARAFLNDGQVLILDEPTSNLDTLNEGEILKAIKENCEDKTIILISHRKSTTSICNRVFKVSNKKLLEEF, encoded by the coding sequence TTGAAAAGGCAATCTGGATTTAAAATAATGACAAGGCTAATTAAAGAATTAAAGCCACTAATACCAGTTATGGTAATAACTATAACTATGGGGATTTTAGGATTTTTAGCAGCTATATCAATAGCTACCTTTGGAGCAATTGCTATTGGAAGTGTGATAGAAGGCGGAATGTTTATATCCTTTAAAGGCTCAGTAACAGTAATGCTTGTTTGTGCTGTATTAAGAGGATTACTTAGATATTGTGAACAATTATCAGGACATTATATAGCTTTTAAAATATTAGTTATATTAAGAGATAAAATATTTACAGTATTAAGAAGATTGGCTCCAGCTAAATTAGAAAGTAAGGAGAAGGGAAACCTTATCTCACTCATAACTTCAGATATAGAATTATTAGAAGTTTTTTATGCACATACTATAGCACCAATAGCTATAGCTATTGTAACAAACTCTATAATAAGTATTATATTATATATAATAAATCCTATATTTGGAATTATATCAGCTGGATTCTTTTTTACAGTTGGATTTTTAATACCATATAAATCTTCAGCTATGGTAAAAGATGATGGGGTTGAGTATAGAAAGATTTTTGGGGATAGTAACTCATATATATTAGATTCGTTAAGAGGGTTAAAGGAAATACTATTATTTAATAGTGGAAATGAAAGATTAAATAAGATAAATGCAAACTCAAATAAGTTAAATAATAGCCTTTATAAAATAAAAAGACATGAAGGAATAATAAGGGCAATTACAGATTTAGTGATAATGTTAGCTATATTAACTTTTGTAATAGTAGGAAGTATCCTTTATATAAATAATACCTTAACTTTTACAGAAATGCTTGTATCAATAGTAATAATAGCTTCATCCTTTGGGCCAGTTGTTGCTTTAAGTAACCTTTCAAATAATTTACTTCATACTTTTGCTTGTGCTGAAAGAATATTTAATCTTTTAGATGAGGAACCAGAGGTTTATGAAGTTTTAGGCAATGAAAATTTAGGGGTTTCAAATATAAAATATGAGAATGTAGATTTTTCATATAAAGGAAGAAAAGATAAAATTTTTGAGGATATAGATTTAGAGATTAAAAAGGGCGATAAAATTGCATTAATAGGGGATAGTGGAATTGGAAAAAGTACATTTGTAAAATTGCTTATGAGATTTTTTGATGTTAATAAGGGAACAATTTCTATAAATAATAGAGATATAAAGGAAATACCAACTAAAGCATTAAGGGAAAGTCAAACCTTAGTAAGTCAAGAAACCTATCTTTTCAATGAAACTATAGAAGATAATATAAAAATAGGAAAAATTAATGCAACTAGAGAAGAAGTTATAGAAGCGGCTAAAAAAGCATCTATACATGCATTTATAGAAACTTTACCAAATGGGTACGATACTAAAGCTGGAGAACTTGGAAGTAATTTATCATCAGGTGAAAAACAAAGAATAGGATTAGCTAGAGCATTTTTAAATGATGGACAAGTACTTATTTTAGATGAACCAACAAGTAATTTAGATACACTAAATGAAGGGGAAATATTAAAGGCTATAAAAGAAAATTGTGAAGATAAAACAATTATATTAATATCACATAGAAAATCTACAACATCTATATGCAATAGAGTATTTAAGGTTTCAAATAAGAAATTACTTGAAGAGTTTTAA
- a CDS encoding YbaN family protein: MNKLKKGFYITVGLICVILGSIGVILPILPTTPFLLLASFCFVRGSDRFDRWFKGTKLYKKHLESFTTNRSMTLKAKISILLFADIMMAFPLIIIDNLVVKVVLILVILFKFYYFIFRIKTIKEKPING; this comes from the coding sequence ATGAATAAACTTAAAAAAGGATTCTATATAACAGTAGGACTAATTTGTGTTATATTAGGCTCAATTGGCGTTATACTTCCAATACTACCTACAACACCATTTTTACTATTAGCATCATTTTGTTTTGTTAGAGGATCAGATAGGTTTGATAGATGGTTTAAAGGGACAAAACTCTATAAAAAACACTTAGAAAGCTTTACGACAAACAGAAGTATGACATTAAAAGCTAAGATAAGTATTTTACTATTTGCAGATATAATGATGGCATTTCCGCTTATAATAATTGATAATTTAGTTGTAAAAGTAGTATTAATACTAGTTATTTTATTTAAGTTCTATTACTTTATTTTTAGAATAAAAACCATTAAAGAAAAACCTATTAATGGATAG
- a CDS encoding nitrous oxide-stimulated promoter family protein — protein sequence MSRIEKEKEIVELMIRLYCNKKHKCDCKLCDDCSELLDYAHKRLDYCKFGNNKTSCSKCKIHCYKKDMKEKIKSVMKFSGPRLIIYRPYEFIRHIFK from the coding sequence ATGAGTAGAATTGAAAAAGAAAAAGAGATTGTAGAGCTTATGATTAGGCTTTATTGTAATAAAAAGCATAAATGTGATTGTAAATTATGTGATGATTGTAGTGAACTTTTAGATTATGCTCATAAAAGATTAGATTATTGTAAATTTGGAAACAATAAAACTTCATGTAGTAAATGTAAGATTCATTGTTATAAAAAAGATATGAAAGAAAAAATAAAATCGGTTATGAAGTTTTCAGGACCACGACTTATAATTTATAGACCGTATGAATTTATAAGACATATTTTCAAATAA
- a CDS encoding DUF5317 family protein yields the protein MIETIIIALIFSKIKGYKIKTLFKNWTIYPIIIMEIVYIFIQANIFNGNYQLIKYVGVLKTIYLCTYIPMIFKYNQYMPAITGAVFTIVGGFLNNIAIRANNGKMPVFPTVSHLTGYIKADSFIKINDIHILGTSATNLKFLTDIFDIGYGVLSIGDIFIRFYVFIIIYKSIQYINKLEKI from the coding sequence ATGATAGAAACTATCATAATTGCACTTATATTTTCAAAAATTAAAGGATATAAAATAAAAACATTATTTAAAAATTGGACTATATATCCCATTATTATTATGGAAATAGTTTATATATTTATACAAGCTAATATATTTAATGGGAATTATCAGCTAATAAAATATGTAGGAGTATTAAAAACTATATATTTGTGTACATATATACCAATGATATTTAAATATAATCAGTATATGCCTGCAATTACAGGAGCTGTATTTACTATAGTAGGAGGATTTTTAAATAATATTGCTATAAGGGCTAATAATGGAAAAATGCCTGTATTCCCAACTGTATCACACTTAACGGGATATATAAAAGCAGATTCCTTTATTAAAATAAATGATATTCATATATTAGGTACTTCAGCTACTAATTTAAAGTTTTTAACGGATATATTTGATATAGGATACGGTGTTTTAAGTATAGGAGATATATTCATTAGATTTTATGTTTTCATAATAATATATAAATCGATACAATATATTAATAAATTAGAAAAGATTTAA
- a CDS encoding accessory gene regulator ArgB-like protein yields MYNIERLSETLANNIASELNFDTDRKEVIQYGIFAMIQIALSIVSVLIIGAFLNIMWEAFIVSLAITILRKSSGGAHATSPGKCTFIGTSISLIIAIVLKNIYSLNIVLTIVFIGFIISYYLVYKLAPVDSISKPIRNQEKIKRLKKNSIIIVSIYLILVIINILTFKITGHKYFISYALCICGGMLWQVMSLTKFGHKLIEIIEYFINKIL; encoded by the coding sequence ATGTATAATATAGAAAGATTATCAGAAACCTTAGCAAATAACATTGCATCAGAACTAAATTTTGATACTGATAGAAAAGAAGTAATTCAATATGGAATTTTTGCTATGATACAAATAGCTTTATCTATAGTATCAGTTTTAATAATAGGTGCTTTTTTAAATATAATGTGGGAAGCTTTTATAGTTTCTTTAGCAATAACTATTTTAAGAAAATCATCAGGTGGAGCCCATGCAACCTCACCAGGAAAATGTACATTTATAGGTACAAGCATAAGCTTGATTATTGCTATAGTATTAAAAAATATATATAGCTTAAATATAGTTTTAACTATAGTATTTATAGGCTTTATAATTTCATATTATTTAGTTTATAAATTAGCACCAGTAGATAGTATTTCTAAGCCTATAAGAAATCAAGAAAAAATTAAACGATTAAAAAAGAACTCTATAATTATAGTTAGTATTTATTTGATTTTAGTGATAATAAATATTTTAACTTTTAAAATTACTGGGCATAAATATTTCATAAGCTATGCTTTATGCATATGTGGAGGAATGTTATGGCAGGTAATGTCTTTAACTAAATTTGGACATAAGTTAATTGAAATTATAGAGTATTTTATTAATAAAATTTTATAA
- a CDS encoding cyclic lactone autoinducer peptide, with the protein MRKLNNKVLMAVAAFATVFASVVATSACVWCSYQPEEPKCLRDK; encoded by the coding sequence ATGAGAAAATTAAATAATAAGGTATTAATGGCTGTAGCTGCATTTGCAACTGTATTTGCATCAGTAGTAGCAACATCAGCATGTGTATGGTGTTCATATCAACCAGAAGAACCTAAATGTCTTAGAGACAAATAG
- a CDS encoding diguanylate cyclase produces the protein MDKIEDYKQKQINDIVSVVKLASLLFISIIIFQYFFKSEKGNYIILYYNVATIWITVCLLLSIYSIWAFSTSRKLSYKNMRYVQTGENILFFFIFLVIIIISGNYASEYKYLFLFIIITTTIQSGMKRGILTACAASIVILMVDIFFIPGVEVNSYFENDLILSGVFILTAWTLGYYVKIEDEHIYKLKSLVNEDGLTSVYNHRYFHDTLKEKVMTSNLKNEKISMIFIDIDYFKHYNDLYGHQMGDGVLKIISSLLKENVREKDIVCRYGGEEFSIILPNTEESEALILADRLRNLIEKTKFYGEENQPNGRLTVSMGVSTYPTKAESDIDLIKSADDALYRAKFFYKNRVEAYTSILDEIKKDIDEKDIELVTSIKTLISIINAKDRYTYAHCERLVFYSRLLADELNLNQREKNILVHGAYMHDIGKINISKDILIKKMPLTKEEWELLKQHPQNGVDIIKSVKSLESVIPLILYHHEKYDGTGYPANLKGEEIPYLARILTVIDSFDAMTSTRPYNKQKTYEEAIIELEKYKNIQFDPKIVDCFIEVLKENHGKLDRIF, from the coding sequence ATGGACAAGATAGAAGATTATAAGCAGAAACAGATAAATGACATAGTATCAGTAGTAAAACTAGCTTCATTATTATTTATATCTATAATAATATTTCAATATTTTTTTAAAAGTGAAAAAGGTAATTATATAATACTATATTATAATGTAGCAACAATTTGGATAACTGTATGCTTATTATTATCAATATATTCAATATGGGCATTTTCCACATCTAGAAAATTAAGCTATAAAAATATGAGATATGTGCAAACTGGAGAAAATATACTGTTCTTTTTTATATTTTTAGTTATAATAATTATTTCAGGGAATTATGCTAGTGAATATAAATATTTATTTTTATTTATAATAATAACTACAACTATACAATCAGGAATGAAAAGAGGAATATTAACAGCATGTGCAGCCTCTATAGTTATTTTAATGGTAGATATATTTTTTATACCAGGAGTAGAGGTAAATAGTTACTTTGAAAATGATTTAATATTAAGTGGAGTATTCATACTGACTGCATGGACCCTTGGGTACTATGTAAAAATAGAAGATGAACATATTTATAAGTTAAAAAGTTTAGTAAATGAAGATGGATTAACTAGTGTATATAATCATAGATATTTCCATGATACTTTAAAGGAAAAGGTAATGACATCTAATCTTAAGAACGAAAAAATTTCTATGATATTTATTGATATAGATTATTTTAAGCACTATAATGATCTTTATGGACATCAAATGGGTGATGGTGTTTTAAAGATAATATCAAGCTTATTAAAAGAAAATGTAAGAGAGAAAGATATTGTATGTAGATATGGAGGCGAAGAATTTTCTATAATACTTCCAAATACAGAAGAAAGTGAAGCATTAATTCTTGCAGACAGATTAAGAAATTTAATTGAGAAAACAAAATTCTATGGTGAAGAAAATCAACCAAATGGAAGATTAACTGTTTCGATGGGAGTTTCTACATATCCAACAAAAGCAGAAAGTGATATAGATCTTATTAAAAGTGCTGATGATGCTTTATATAGAGCTAAATTTTTCTATAAAAATAGAGTTGAAGCATATACTTCAATTTTAGATGAGATAAAAAAAGATATTGATGAAAAGGATATAGAATTAGTTACATCAATAAAAACTTTAATAAGTATAATAAATGCTAAAGACAGATATACTTATGCACATTGCGAAAGATTAGTTTTTTATAGTAGACTATTAGCAGATGAACTTAATTTGAATCAGAGAGAAAAAAACATATTAGTACATGGTGCATATATGCATGATATAGGAAAGATTAATATATCAAAAGATATATTAATAAAAAAAATGCCTCTTACGAAGGAAGAATGGGAATTATTAAAGCAACATCCACAAAATGGTGTAGATATAATAAAATCTGTTAAATCTTTAGAATCAGTAATACCATTAATATTATATCATCATGAAAAGTATGATGGTACAGGATATCCGGCTAATTTAAAAGGAGAAGAGATTCCATATTTAGCTAGAATATTAACAGTTATAGATAGCTTTGATGCTATGACATCTACTAGACCATATAATAAGCAAAAAACTTATGAAGAAGCTATAATAGAACTTGAAAAATATAAAAATATTCAGTTTGATCCTAAAATAGTTGATTGTTTTATAGAAGTTTTAAAAGAGAATCATGGGAAGTTAGACAGAATATTTTAA
- a CDS encoding phosphatase gives MKAIIDLHCHTISSGHAYSTIKENVEGAIENGIKILGTSDHGPNMPGGPYIFHFGNLRVLKKEINGVRMLKGVEANIIDYDGNIDIPLDVLEQLDYVIASLHPPCLEFGSKEENTRAIIKAMGNPYIKIIAHPDDNRYPLDYEKIVKAAKKNKVLLEVNNSSLKPDSYRPGALDNYKKMLRLCIDNQVKIILGSDAHIWYDIGVFDNCEKLMKEIDFPKELVVNYNKEDLKDFIELDK, from the coding sequence ATGAAAGCAATAATAGATTTACATTGCCACACTATTTCAAGTGGTCATGCATATAGCACTATAAAAGAAAATGTAGAAGGAGCAATAGAAAATGGAATAAAGATATTAGGAACATCGGATCATGGACCTAATATGCCAGGAGGACCTTATATTTTTCATTTTGGAAATTTAAGAGTTTTGAAAAAAGAGATAAATGGAGTAAGAATGTTAAAAGGGGTTGAGGCTAACATAATTGATTATGATGGAAATATAGATATTCCGCTAGATGTTTTAGAACAATTAGATTATGTTATAGCAAGCTTACACCCACCATGTCTTGAATTTGGTTCAAAAGAAGAGAATACTAGAGCTATAATAAAAGCTATGGGAAATCCATATATAAAAATAATTGCTCATCCTGATGATAATAGATATCCTTTAGATTATGAAAAAATAGTAAAAGCAGCAAAGAAGAATAAAGTTTTATTAGAAGTAAATAATTCATCATTAAAGCCAGATAGCTATAGACCAGGAGCTTTAGATAATTATAAAAAAATGTTAAGACTATGTATAGATAACCAAGTTAAAATAATCTTAGGAAGTGATGCTCATATATGGTATGATATTGGGGTATTCGATAATTGTGAAAAACTAATGAAAGAAATTGATTTTCCTAAGGAATTAGTTGTTAATTACAATAAAGAAGATTTAAAGGACTTTATAGAATTAGATAAATAA
- a CDS encoding DHHA1 domain-containing protein → MDRLYYTDQYIKSFTAEITNIKELDGKFHVVLDKSAFFPGGGGQSGDTGFIENHKVIDVYEEGGTLYHVVETKPIKIHKVKCSIDWEKREDGMHQHFAQHVLSGCFFNLFNANTVSVHFGKEISTIDIEGYLEEDKIRKAEALANDIIGENIEVEFLTPTKKELKKMNLRRDLPNTNEEIRIVKIGDLDINACCGVHPKSTLDLRMIKIKKWEKHKKATRIEFLAGKRAINDSIKKDKFALEICKYLSSNEEEAINGIKNLNIKLKETLDEKRKIEEEIARYQMKEMIEEADKIKSISVVRKIYDGENIKYLQKLTSKIVENENTIALMVVKNDERANLIFAASKDIKNISMNDLLKDAITLIDGKGGGSSSLAQGAGKNNSNLEMALDYAFNKLKNA, encoded by the coding sequence ATGGATAGATTATATTATACTGATCAGTATATTAAAAGTTTTACAGCTGAAATTACTAACATAAAAGAGTTAGATGGAAAGTTTCATGTAGTTTTAGATAAAAGTGCATTTTTCCCTGGCGGTGGAGGACAATCAGGAGATACTGGATTTATAGAAAATCATAAGGTTATTGATGTTTATGAAGAAGGTGGAACTTTATATCATGTTGTAGAAACTAAACCTATAAAAATACATAAAGTTAAATGTTCTATAGATTGGGAAAAAAGAGAAGATGGAATGCATCAACATTTTGCACAACATGTTTTGTCAGGATGTTTCTTTAATCTATTTAATGCAAATACAGTAAGTGTTCATTTTGGTAAAGAAATAAGCACTATAGATATAGAAGGTTATCTTGAAGAAGATAAGATAAGAAAAGCAGAAGCATTAGCAAATGATATTATAGGTGAAAATATAGAAGTAGAATTTTTAACTCCTACAAAAAAAGAATTAAAGAAAATGAATTTAAGAAGAGATTTACCAAATACTAATGAAGAGATAAGAATAGTTAAAATTGGAGATTTAGATATAAATGCTTGTTGTGGAGTACATCCAAAATCAACACTAGACCTTAGAATGATAAAAATTAAGAAGTGGGAAAAACATAAAAAAGCTACTAGAATAGAATTTTTAGCTGGAAAAAGAGCTATTAATGATTCAATTAAAAAGGATAAATTTGCATTAGAAATATGCAAATATTTAAGTAGTAATGAAGAAGAAGCTATAAATGGTATAAAAAACTTAAATATTAAACTTAAAGAGACATTAGATGAAAAAAGAAAAATAGAAGAAGAGATAGCTAGATATCAAATGAAGGAAATGATTGAAGAAGCAGATAAAATTAAGAGTATATCAGTAGTTAGAAAGATATATGATGGTGAAAATATAAAATATCTTCAAAAGCTTACAAGTAAAATAGTAGAAAATGAGAACACTATTGCTTTAATGGTAGTAAAAAATGATGAAAGAGCAAATTTAATTTTTGCAGCATCTAAAGATATAAAAAATATAAGTATGAATGATTTATTAAAGGATGCCATAACTCTTATTGATGGTAAGGGTGGTGGAAGCTCAAGTTTAGCTCAAGGAGCAGGGAAAAATAATAGTAATTTAGAAATGGCTTTAGATTATGCTTTTAATAAATTGAAAAATGCCTAA
- a CDS encoding NUDIX hydrolase — translation MSKVKINKVDMLADTKYLKLYNAEYTNKNGDLRNWTIASRKDLDTINNQFFNGLEEKIDAVIILAKHIKEDKLVIIKQFRVPLNDYVYELPAGLIDSGEDFIETVRRELKEETGLDLIEIDYEKTKQKAYVSTGMTDESVAFVYCSCDGKMSTENLEADEDIEVMLVDKEEAKNILTSDEKIDIKALLAIQNFIGY, via the coding sequence ATGAGTAAAGTAAAAATAAATAAAGTAGATATGCTAGCTGATACTAAATATTTAAAATTATATAATGCAGAATATACTAATAAAAATGGAGATTTAAGAAATTGGACTATAGCATCAAGAAAAGATTTAGATACTATAAATAATCAGTTTTTTAATGGATTAGAAGAAAAAATTGATGCAGTTATAATATTAGCTAAGCATATAAAAGAAGATAAGCTAGTAATTATTAAACAATTTAGAGTACCTCTTAATGATTATGTATATGAATTACCAGCAGGTCTTATTGATAGTGGTGAAGATTTTATTGAAACTGTTAGACGTGAACTTAAGGAAGAAACAGGTTTAGATTTAATAGAAATAGACTATGAAAAAACAAAACAAAAAGCTTATGTATCTACAGGAATGACCGATGAATCAGTAGCGTTTGTTTATTGTAGTTGTGATGGTAAAATGTCAACAGAAAACTTAGAAGCAGATGAAGATATAGAAGTTATGTTAGTTGATAAAGAAGAAGCAAAGAATATATTAACTTCAGATGAAAAAATAGATATAAAAGCATTACTTGCAATACAAAACTTTATAGGCTATTAA
- a CDS encoding LysM peptidoglycan-binding domain-containing protein, translating into MQSISSDNLKGIDVSNWQGVIDFAKVKNSGIQVVYTKATEGTYYTDPFLKSNYYNAKSQNLYVGFYHFFIPESKESSINQAYYFISKISGLTPDCKLALDVEVTGGFSKTELSELANIFLIEVKKLTGMDVVIYTYSNFANYNLTNILDAYPLWIAEYGVNTPMYNPIWDSWIGFQYSDSGYVPGVSGGVDLDVFTSDILLNSSSIPNIQPNINNSEATGKEILYVVQPGDTLSEIASKYNTTVDFLALSNNIKNPNLIYPGETLTIYINSSTSSENFNSIYIVQPGDTLSNIANVFGTSVNSIVNVNSISNPNLIYPGEVLKIPSSTSSNTGNSNLLLSTYIVQEGDTLSQIALTHNTTIDYLVEINNIQNPNLIYPGQILKLYSSGNTPSNDSFTGTYVVKPNDTLSEIASLFGTTYEHLAELNSISDPNLIYPGQVLKIS; encoded by the coding sequence ATGCAGAGCATATCCTCTGATAATTTAAAAGGAATAGACGTAAGTAACTGGCAAGGTGTAATTGATTTTGCCAAAGTAAAAAATAGTGGTATTCAAGTAGTTTATACAAAAGCTACAGAAGGAACCTATTATACGGATCCATTTTTAAAATCTAATTATTATAATGCCAAATCTCAAAATTTATATGTTGGATTCTATCACTTTTTCATACCTGAAAGTAAAGAATCCTCCATTAATCAAGCTTATTATTTCATAAGTAAAATAAGTGGATTAACCCCTGATTGTAAACTCGCTTTAGATGTTGAAGTAACAGGTGGATTTTCTAAAACAGAGCTTTCTGAATTAGCAAATATATTTTTAATAGAAGTAAAAAAACTTACTGGTATGGATGTAGTTATCTACACTTATAGTAATTTTGCAAACTACAATTTAACTAATATATTAGATGCTTATCCTTTATGGATAGCTGAATACGGAGTAAATACTCCAATGTATAATCCTATATGGGATAGTTGGATTGGTTTCCAATATTCTGATTCAGGATATGTTCCTGGTGTTTCTGGGGGTGTAGATTTAGATGTCTTTACTAGTGATATTTTATTAAATAGCTCTAGTATTCCAAATATACAGCCCAATATCAATAATAGTGAAGCTACTGGTAAGGAAATCCTTTATGTTGTACAACCCGGTGATACTTTAAGTGAAATTGCAAGTAAATATAATACTACAGTTGATTTTTTAGCTCTTTCAAATAATATAAAAAATCCTAATCTTATATATCCCGGCGAGACATTAACTATCTATATAAATTCATCTACTTCATCAGAAAACTTTAACTCAATTTATATAGTACAACCTGGTGATACTCTAAGTAATATAGCTAATGTTTTTGGAACCTCAGTTAATTCTATAGTTAACGTAAATAGTATTAGCAATCCTAATCTTATATATCCTGGAGAGGTTTTAAAAATTCCATCTTCCACATCTTCTAATACTGGAAATTCTAATCTTTTATTAAGCACCTATATAGTACAAGAAGGTGATACTTTAAGCCAAATTGCTCTTACTCATAATACAACTATTGACTATTTAGTAGAAATAAATAATATTCAAAACCCTAACTTAATTTACCCAGGCCAAATTCTAAAACTATATTCTTCTGGTAATACTCCTTCAAATGATAGTTTTACTGGCACCTATGTAGTTAAACCTAATGATACCTTAAGTGAAATTGCTAGTTTATTTGGAACAACTTATGAACATTTAGCTGAACTAAATAGTATAAGTGATCCTAATTTAATTTACCCAGGTCAAGTTCTTAAAATCTCCTAA
- a CDS encoding sensor histidine kinase, giving the protein MCQNKISYGVDIENFKSELFANVSHEFKTPLNIILSTMQLINNNIEEEKICCDSDVNLKKYMNYIKQNSYRLLRLVNNLIDESKIENGYYDLCCGNHNIVSIIEDITLSISPFIESKKINLVFDTDIEELIISCDPDKIERIMLNLLSNAVKYTKDKGKIIVNIKSDKNKVLVSIQDNGIGIPKEKINSIFERFERVQTEETKKISGSGIGLSLVKSLVEMHEGKIYVESKLGEGTKVSFELPNKKLKGDFIVQENRDLTLGKVEKCKIEFSDIYKYVG; this is encoded by the coding sequence TTGTGTCAAAATAAAATAAGTTATGGTGTAGATATAGAAAACTTTAAGAGTGAATTATTTGCAAATGTATCGCATGAGTTTAAGACACCACTAAATATTATTTTATCAACAATGCAATTAATAAACAACAATATAGAAGAAGAAAAAATATGTTGTGATAGTGATGTTAACTTAAAAAAATATATGAATTATATTAAACAGAATTCATATAGGTTATTAAGACTTGTAAACAATTTAATAGATGAAAGTAAGATAGAGAACGGTTACTATGATTTATGTTGTGGGAATCATAATATAGTTAGCATAATAGAAGACATAACACTATCAATATCTCCATTTATTGAGAGTAAAAAGATAAACTTAGTTTTTGATACTGATATAGAAGAACTTATAATTTCATGTGATCCAGATAAAATAGAGAGAATTATGTTAAATCTATTATCTAACGCAGTAAAATACACAAAAGATAAGGGGAAAATTATAGTTAATATAAAATCAGATAAAAATAAGGTGTTAGTATCTATACAAGACAATGGAATAGGAATTCCAAAAGAGAAGATAAATTCTATATTTGAAAGATTTGAAAGAGTACAAACTGAAGAAACTAAAAAGATATCGGGAAGTGGAATAGGTCTTTCATTGGTAAAGTCTTTAGTAGAAATGCATGAAGGGAAAATTTACGTAGAAAGCAAATTAGGAGAAGGAACAAAAGTATCCTTTGAGTTACCTAATAAAAAACTTAAAGGAGATTTTATTGTACAAGAAAATAGAGATTTGACTTTAGGAAAAGTTGAGAAATGTAAAATTGAGTTTTCTGATATATATAAATATGTTGGTTAA